From Pseudoalteromonas sp. R3, one genomic window encodes:
- a CDS encoding VWA domain-containing protein — MFELDWPLALLLLPLPWLIARFKPTAAQTQVRLRMPGYQQQSASGQSLERPKRSVNLIEALIWLCLVVALSGPSWLDDPITLPNEGRDIMLAVDLSGSMTEQDMAYQGKYVDRLSVVKAVLSDFIVERQGDRLGLILFGDTAFLQTPLTRDLQTVSQMLLEAQIGLVGRATAIGDAIGLSVKRFNQKEQSSRILILLTDGQNTAGNLSPEEALILAREEGIKIYTVGVGSDGRGGFSLFGMGGMTGSSIDENTLKHIASETGGAYFRAKDVKGLQQIYAELDKLEPIADENQTFRPRLSLFYVPLLIALALWSLTLLSKAVKQLRVKPL, encoded by the coding sequence ATGTTTGAACTTGACTGGCCACTGGCCTTACTACTGTTACCCCTGCCCTGGCTGATTGCCCGATTTAAACCAACTGCGGCACAAACTCAGGTCCGCCTGCGGATGCCAGGCTACCAACAGCAAAGTGCAAGCGGGCAAAGCCTTGAACGTCCAAAGCGCAGTGTAAACCTGATCGAAGCCTTGATCTGGCTGTGCCTGGTTGTGGCGCTCAGTGGCCCCAGCTGGCTCGATGATCCAATCACCTTGCCCAATGAAGGACGCGATATCATGCTGGCCGTGGATCTATCGGGCTCAATGACCGAGCAGGACATGGCCTACCAGGGCAAATATGTTGATCGCCTGTCGGTGGTCAAAGCCGTGCTGTCTGACTTCATTGTCGAGCGTCAAGGGGATCGTCTCGGTCTGATTTTGTTTGGTGACACCGCATTTTTGCAGACCCCGCTGACCCGCGACCTGCAAACCGTGAGCCAAATGCTGCTCGAAGCACAAATCGGCCTGGTGGGCCGGGCAACCGCTATTGGCGATGCCATAGGCTTGTCGGTTAAACGCTTCAACCAAAAAGAGCAAAGCAGCCGCATTCTGATCCTCCTGACCGACGGTCAGAATACCGCAGGCAACCTGAGCCCGGAAGAAGCCCTGATCCTGGCCCGTGAAGAAGGCATTAAAATTTACACCGTCGGCGTCGGCTCGGATGGCCGTGGCGGTTTCAGCCTGTTTGGCATGGGCGGAATGACAGGCAGCAGCATAGATGAAAATACCCTGAAACACATTGCCTCAGAAACCGGTGGTGCCTATTTCCGCGCCAAAGATGTGAAAGGCTTGCAACAAATCTACGCTGAACTGGACAAACTGGAACCCATTGCCGATGAGAACCAGACTTTCAGACCCCGCCTGTCACTCTTTTATGTGCCGCTGCTTATTGCACTGGCGCTATGGAGCCTGACTCTGCTCAGTAAAGCAGTCAAACAATTGCGAGTTAAACCACTATGA
- a CDS encoding BatD family protein, with translation MVTRLLGSVILLITMMPAWAVDQLSASVDKNPVLVGEYFTLTIEANGKVSGQMPDTSALSAQFVTSPVSTSSRTSIINGSMSSTTSWQMQLLSRKAGEFTIPSFEVAGHQSRPIKLKVLAREQDGETQQNIFIKTELKPDTLHVQQAALFTVKLYLGQDLLDGQLSAPQMQDAQIAQLGKQSEDYEIVNGRRYMVVTREYLVQPQKSGTFTLEPPIFNGQIREGYRRMAVSAIGESLEVEVKPIPDTYSGAWLPSELVNLSEEWQPNEQTVTVGTPITRTLTLTALGITKEQLPDIQVPDVDGFRTYPDETDRKQMTRDGRVISQLIASYALLPQTPGTYTLPEIKVPWFNTVINKVQYATLPSRTIEVKADPNQVSVAPAPVANTPQQTTAQAEPHIVIQPADKTWLDWALIASGYVLWLITLLVWFLTRQSSRVAPTQSDNTPFVPNEAQAIKQIKHATQHSDPGQCYQALKALARAQGYEHIHAWRHQLSHELQNEIAKLQGALYSAKQENVDLSVLYQLIAAHHKQVKNAKKQHLEPLY, from the coding sequence ATGGTAACGCGATTACTGGGATCCGTGATCTTACTTATTACAATGATGCCTGCCTGGGCGGTAGACCAGCTCAGCGCCAGTGTCGACAAAAACCCGGTGCTGGTTGGAGAGTATTTTACCCTGACCATAGAAGCTAACGGCAAAGTATCTGGACAGATGCCTGACACCAGTGCCCTGAGCGCTCAGTTTGTCACCAGCCCTGTCAGTACCAGCTCCCGCACCAGTATCATTAATGGCAGCATGAGCAGTACCACCAGCTGGCAAATGCAGCTGCTGTCTCGCAAAGCCGGGGAATTTACCATCCCCAGTTTTGAGGTTGCAGGTCATCAGTCTCGCCCTATCAAGCTCAAGGTGCTTGCCCGCGAACAGGATGGCGAAACGCAGCAAAATATCTTTATTAAAACCGAGCTAAAACCAGATACATTGCATGTTCAGCAGGCTGCGCTGTTCACTGTTAAGCTGTATCTTGGCCAGGATCTGCTGGATGGTCAGCTCAGCGCGCCACAAATGCAGGATGCACAAATTGCCCAGCTGGGAAAACAAAGTGAGGACTATGAGATAGTCAACGGCCGTCGTTATATGGTCGTGACCCGAGAATATCTGGTACAGCCGCAAAAAAGCGGCACCTTTACACTCGAGCCACCTATCTTTAATGGCCAGATCCGCGAAGGCTACCGTCGGATGGCAGTCTCAGCGATAGGTGAAAGTCTTGAAGTTGAGGTGAAACCTATTCCGGATACCTATTCAGGTGCCTGGTTGCCCAGTGAGTTAGTCAACCTAAGCGAAGAGTGGCAACCAAATGAGCAGACCGTCACTGTTGGGACACCAATCACCCGCACCCTGACATTAACAGCTCTGGGGATCACCAAAGAGCAACTGCCCGATATACAAGTGCCTGATGTCGACGGCTTCAGAACTTACCCGGATGAAACAGATCGAAAACAGATGACGCGCGACGGCCGGGTGATTTCTCAGCTGATAGCCTCTTATGCTTTGTTGCCTCAGACACCTGGCACTTATACATTGCCAGAAATTAAAGTGCCTTGGTTCAATACCGTCATCAACAAAGTACAGTATGCCACCTTGCCATCCAGAACCATTGAGGTAAAAGCCGATCCGAATCAGGTATCGGTCGCCCCTGCGCCCGTCGCCAATACGCCACAACAAACAACAGCTCAGGCTGAGCCACACATTGTGATCCAACCAGCGGATAAAACCTGGCTGGACTGGGCGCTTATTGCATCTGGCTATGTACTGTGGCTTATCACCTTGTTAGTTTGGTTTTTGACTCGCCAATCGTCCAGGGTAGCGCCAACGCAGAGCGATAACACACCCTTTGTGCCAAACGAAGCGCAAGCAATTAAACAAATTAAACACGCCACTCAACACTCAGACCCGGGACAATGCTATCAGGCTCTTAAAGCACTTGCGCGCGCACAAGGCTATGAGCATATCCATGCCTGGCGTCATCAGCTCAGCCATGAGTTGCAAAACGAAATTGCAAAGTTGCAAGGGGCGCTCTATAGTGCCAAACAAGAGAACGTTGACCTGAGCGTGCTATATCAATTGATTGCCGCACATCATAAGCAGGTTAAAAACGCGAAAAAACAGCATCTTGAGCCGTTGTACTAA
- a CDS encoding DUF4381 domain-containing protein: MMQNPLDALHDVIPPEQVSWWPLTPASWAVILIALLLVSAGIWLAVRHWQHNAAKREAIKLSQQHTQDALALHGILKRLTRHYYGTEQAAQPTAQWLRLLNKLTRQQFSQQDLSSLYSSQPTIDCSKLMAAIKTFKTKEAVHV; encoded by the coding sequence ATGATGCAAAACCCACTAGATGCACTCCATGATGTGATCCCGCCCGAGCAGGTGAGCTGGTGGCCGCTGACCCCGGCCAGCTGGGCTGTGATCCTTATCGCGCTGCTCCTCGTGAGTGCCGGTATCTGGCTGGCAGTCAGACACTGGCAGCATAATGCGGCGAAACGAGAAGCCATTAAACTGAGTCAGCAGCATACTCAAGATGCCCTGGCGCTGCATGGCATACTCAAACGGCTGACCCGACATTACTACGGCACTGAACAGGCCGCTCAACCGACAGCACAGTGGTTGCGGTTGTTAAACAAACTCACTCGTCAGCAGTTTAGCCAGCAGGACCTCAGTTCGCTTTACAGCAGTCAACCCACGATTGATTGCAGCAAACTGATGGCGGCTATTAAAACCTTTAAAACCAAAGAGGCCGTGCATGTTTGA
- a CDS encoding VWA domain-containing protein, which produces MTEFIFIRPTLLWLLIPWLLLTGMQWLRRHRSTDEALIAPHLAQIVLEDGPRKQRKSTPWLVSLLLLLSILAAAGPSFEKHTVPVFKSKQARVLVMDMSYSMYATDIQPNRLTQARFKTLDMIGQFTEGDTALVAYAGDAFVVSPLTDDVKTLENLVPSLSPEIMPSKGANVLAGLDQAKTLLDQAGYSEGEIILISDEVEQDELADIADLLNGTGYRLHVYGIGTLDGAPIGLPEGGFLKDRYGQIVVPKLYPERLSALASRLGGRYATYTPSDNDIKTFAPSKLTTLNSDEQPSETLWHLDAGKYLLFVIVPLALWLMRTQPLTLGLFVVALLQPQTGYTADWTNWFKNQDQQALESYQQGNFEQAQSAQDPLLKGTALYKAGEYEQAAEQLKHTTSATGQYNYGNALAKSGQLDQAIAAYEQALQLDPDLEQAKANKQLVENLREQQQQSQQQNGDQSDDQEQSGDQQEKQQSDQQQEGEQQSGQQSGEQQDQQSSSQSDPEQQSDASQSDTQNQQSAESQDPSQSDNDNAPELAQSEQQNEQEQEQQAEQTAQQMQQAQQHSPDDESQPEGTQQMMQSRPLTPEEKEKAQQLDQLLRKVPDDPAILLRNKMLLESQQRVRQRRPRGEEKSW; this is translated from the coding sequence ATGACCGAGTTTATATTTATTCGCCCTACTTTGTTATGGTTACTTATACCCTGGCTACTGCTAACGGGCATGCAATGGCTAAGGCGTCACCGTAGTACAGACGAGGCGCTGATCGCACCTCACCTTGCACAAATAGTACTAGAGGACGGCCCTCGCAAGCAGCGCAAAAGCACGCCCTGGCTGGTCAGTCTGCTCCTGTTATTGAGCATTCTGGCCGCAGCCGGACCCAGCTTTGAAAAGCACACTGTGCCAGTATTCAAAAGCAAACAAGCCCGGGTGCTGGTCATGGATATGTCTTACTCCATGTATGCCACTGACATTCAGCCTAACCGGCTCACTCAGGCGCGCTTTAAAACCCTGGATATGATTGGCCAGTTTACTGAGGGCGACACCGCGCTGGTTGCCTATGCTGGAGACGCATTTGTCGTCTCTCCTTTAACCGATGATGTCAAAACGCTGGAAAACCTGGTACCCAGTCTGAGCCCTGAAATCATGCCCAGTAAAGGTGCCAACGTGTTAGCGGGGCTGGATCAGGCCAAAACTTTGCTGGATCAAGCTGGATATAGTGAAGGGGAAATCATCCTCATCAGTGACGAGGTGGAACAGGACGAGCTGGCAGATATCGCAGACTTGTTAAATGGCACGGGTTACCGACTACACGTTTATGGTATTGGCACGCTAGACGGTGCGCCAATTGGTCTGCCTGAAGGCGGTTTTTTGAAAGACCGCTATGGACAGATTGTGGTCCCTAAACTGTATCCGGAGCGATTATCTGCCCTCGCCTCTCGCCTGGGTGGTCGCTATGCAACCTATACACCCAGCGACAACGACATAAAAACCTTTGCGCCAAGTAAGTTAACCACTCTGAACAGCGATGAGCAGCCAAGTGAAACCCTGTGGCACCTGGACGCAGGTAAGTATCTGCTGTTTGTGATTGTCCCGCTTGCGTTGTGGTTGATGCGCACCCAGCCACTTACTCTGGGTTTATTCGTTGTGGCGTTGTTACAGCCCCAGACTGGATATACTGCAGACTGGACCAACTGGTTTAAAAATCAGGACCAGCAGGCACTGGAATCCTATCAGCAAGGCAACTTTGAGCAGGCGCAGAGCGCTCAGGATCCGTTGCTCAAAGGCACCGCATTATACAAAGCCGGAGAGTATGAACAGGCAGCGGAACAGCTCAAACACACCACATCTGCCACCGGGCAATATAACTATGGTAATGCGCTGGCGAAGTCCGGACAACTGGATCAAGCCATTGCGGCCTATGAGCAGGCCCTGCAACTGGACCCTGATTTAGAACAAGCGAAAGCAAATAAGCAGCTGGTCGAAAATCTCAGGGAACAGCAACAGCAGTCCCAGCAACAAAATGGCGACCAGTCTGATGATCAGGAGCAATCCGGCGACCAGCAAGAAAAGCAGCAAAGTGACCAACAGCAAGAAGGTGAACAGCAGAGCGGGCAACAATCAGGCGAGCAACAGGACCAGCAATCGTCTTCGCAATCTGATCCTGAACAGCAATCTGACGCATCGCAAAGTGACACACAGAACCAGCAAAGTGCTGAGTCTCAGGATCCGTCACAATCAGACAATGACAACGCACCCGAGCTTGCACAATCTGAACAACAAAACGAACAGGAGCAGGAACAGCAAGCTGAACAAACAGCCCAACAAATGCAGCAGGCACAGCAACATTCTCCTGACGATGAAAGTCAACCTGAGGGGACACAGCAAATGATGCAAAGTCGCCCACTGACACCAGAAGAAAAAGAAAAAGCACAGCAACTCGATCAGTTACTTCGTAAAGTGCCAGACGACCCTGCCATCTTGCTGCGCAACAAAATGTTATTGGAATCACAACAACGGGTACGTCAGCGACGCCCGCGAGGAGAAGAAAAATCATGGTAA